The DNA region CACGGACATCTTCGAGTTCTGTGCCGAGGAAGTGCCCAAGTTCAACACCATCTCCATCTCGGGCTATCACATTCGCGAGGCCGGCTCGACGGCCGCCCAGGAACTCGCCTTTACGCTGGGCAACGGCCTCGAGTACGTCGAGGCCGCGATCGACGCCGGCCTGGACGTCGACGACTTCGCCCCGCAGCTCTCCTTCTTCTTCAACGGGCACAACAACATCTTCGAGGAGGTCGCGAAGTTCCGCGCGGCCCGGCGGATGTGGCACGACCTGATGAAGGAGCGCTTCGACGCGCAGAATCCGAAATCCAGGCAACTGAAATTCCACACCCAGACGGCGGGCTCGATGCTCACCGCCCAGCAGATCGAGAACAACGTCGTCCGGGTGGCGTACCAGGCGCTAGCGGCGGTCCTCGGGGGTACGCAAAGCCTCCACACCAACGGCAAAGACGAGGCGCTGGCTCTGCCAACCGAGAAGTCCGTCCGGACCGCCCTGCGCACCCAGCAGATCCTCGCCCACGAGTCCGGCGCGGCGGACACCGTCGACCCCCTCGCGGGCAGCTACTACGTCGAGCACCTCACCGACGAGGTCGAAGCCGAGGCCTACGACCTCCTCGAGGAGATCGACGAGCGCGGCGGGATGCGACGAGCAATCGAACAGCAGTGGGTCCAGCGCCAGATCCAGGACACTGCGTTCGACCGCCAGCGCGAGATCGAAGACGGCGAGCGCATCATCGTTGGCGTCAACGATTTCGAGGTCGACGAAGACCCCGAGATGGACGTCCAAGAGGTCACGGAAGAAGACGAGCGCCGGCAGATTCGAAGCCTCGAGTCCATCCGCGAGGATCGCGACGAAGAGGCCGTCGAGGCGGCGCTCGAGACCCTTCGGGAGGCCGCGCGGGGCGACGACAATCTCATGCCGGTCATCGTCGACGCGGTCAAGGCGTACGCGACGGTGGGAGAGATCTGTAACGTCTTCCGCGAGGAGTTCGGGGAGTACACGCCGGGAAGCGCGGTGTGAGAGAGCGGCAGAATTTCCGTTTGAACGCACCCAGCCACTCTTCGGTCGATCGCCGGCAGCTTGTTCGCCGGTCGCTAGCCGGCACTCGTTTACCGGTTTCTCGTCGGCAACTCGGCGATCACTCGAGGCCGCTGCTCGCCACTCGTTCCAGGT from Natronosalvus rutilus includes:
- a CDS encoding acyl-CoA mutase large subunit family protein, coding for MFDAEDLEAIREGKETWHDEQVEPVIDRFGEREETFTTDTGGQEVDRLYTPADVADLDYQEDLGFPGEEPYTRGVYSTGYRGRLWTMRQYAGFSIPEDTNERFHYLLDQGQTGLSMAFDLPTQMGYDSDADMSAGEVGKAGVAIDSLEDMETVFDGIPLDEVSTSMTINAPASVLLAMYIAVGDLQGVDRAELRGTIQNDLLKEYVARNTYIYPPEPSMRIITDIFEFCAEEVPKFNTISISGYHIREAGSTAAQELAFTLGNGLEYVEAAIDAGLDVDDFAPQLSFFFNGHNNIFEEVAKFRAARRMWHDLMKERFDAQNPKSRQLKFHTQTAGSMLTAQQIENNVVRVAYQALAAVLGGTQSLHTNGKDEALALPTEKSVRTALRTQQILAHESGAADTVDPLAGSYYVEHLTDEVEAEAYDLLEEIDERGGMRRAIEQQWVQRQIQDTAFDRQREIEDGERIIVGVNDFEVDEDPEMDVQEVTEEDERRQIRSLESIREDRDEEAVEAALETLREAARGDDNLMPVIVDAVKAYATVGEICNVFREEFGEYTPGSAV